A stretch of DNA from Arachis hypogaea cultivar Tifrunner chromosome 19, arahy.Tifrunner.gnm2.J5K5, whole genome shotgun sequence:
GCTCAACCCAATTGTTCTCCTTTTTctcttaaatttgaatttaatatattaaaatatttagtcAACTCAAATTAATCTTCCGTTAAATAATCACTGTTTCGAAAGCCAGATTGAATCAGTCGATTCGATTGCATTAATTAAGAATTAGTCACTACATCGATTCGGTTCAGAATAAAAACCGATCAACAATAAATcgatcaaaaaacaaaaaaaaattatcaacaatCGGTTAATCAATCAAATCGATCTAATTTTTTAGTAGGTAactaatttaaaatgataaaagacaaaatttatttttttaactgaaCCAGTATAATCACTGATTTAATCTTTAGAACCTCGTaaataattaagataattttgCATTGAATGATGGGGGGATAAAgaacaaaagcaaaagaaaagaagaaagagtgaGGTCTAGACAAGCATGGAAGTAGGCATATATACCTTGGTTTGGGGCATGAGCAGGGTTGCCTCCAACTAATATATCCTTGGCAATGCCACTACCTGTAATAATATATTAATGATGAAGgtgattttttataattcaacgcagatattttagagcaactaattatataaataaatatgttttatggaatactaatattatatttttatttaatcttttataAAGTGCAAAATTATGTATTGCAACAGAATATGTAAGATATAGGGGGGGATTATGTGTAGAGAATTTAGAGGCAAAAGGATGTCATTGCGaaagaaaattattaaatttgtttcaataatttttatttgtataattgtTTTATAAAATAGTTTTTGTAATAAACTAACAATCATAATATAGTAGATAGATacaaatcaattattaaaaaatggtGAGAATAACATAAAGCAATGCGTAAAGGGATCACCTGCTTTATAACTAGAGAAAATCTGAGGAAGATCTCTGGCAACTATCTTTGAAGGAGTAACAATAACCAAAGCTAAGAGTCCTATAATGACTATTGCATATTTTGAAGCCATTTTTAGTAGATGAACTAAAATTAGatgaagaaatataagaaaattttcaagagaAGGATAGTTTACATACACAAGAAAAGAAAGACCATCGTTACTTAAATATAACCCGCCCACATCCAAAACAACCCCCTCCCCCACCGCTAATAAATATGCTAGAAAACTTTGTAATTAATTTTCATGTACATTAAAGTAAACATTAATTGGGAAAAAGCCAAATTTGTAATTAATGtggataaaattaattataaaattaaatattaatcaaaaaaaaaaatttaactaatatgTGTCCTAAAAACAtgagataaaatttttattagtaaacagttttagattttttattttaataaatatacaataattagtatttttatctgTAATAACATTATGGGAATATAAGTATTTTAAAACTATGTCGATTTTATCATGACATTATAGATTAGGGCAAAAAAGATTTATCGAAtcaagttatttttataaaaaaatgtcgTAGAGGACAAAAGTCACCATCGGCTAAGAATACCAAAGTCTCTGTAGGGCCTCTATAGATAAACAAAATCGAATAAtaaactttttaattattattttcatgtggaaagttttatttttttattaataattaattttaacattcattatctaaaacttgaaagaatttaatgtatatttttatagttttgtATTTGATTAGATGTTAAGTCtattgcacaaataaaaataattaattttcgtacttgttatttaaaaataatattttttcttatacatatataaaaatataattagatattaaaataaaaaattatttatattgataattataaaattaactcaaaagcATTTTTTTTAGAAcgattgaatcttgattctaattattaGTTACAACATTAGTATTTTCTCTAATTCATacgtaataaatatttgaaggaagagaggtaaaaatatgtattaaaaagataagtggtaaaatttgaaactaaataaaaaaaattgaaaaagtatgcatataacaataatatttttttatgtgaataatattatggaattatttttattacatttaattataaatttttaacgtattttttataattttatgaatttattttaatatattactttattaatcttattttttatagAACAGAAAAGTAGAGATAAATGgagaatgagagagaaaagagagataaaGATGAAAAA
This window harbors:
- the LOC112776576 gene encoding uncharacterized protein, which gives rise to MASKYAIVIIGLLALVIVTPSKIVARDLPQIFSSYKAGSGIAKDILVGGNPAHAPNQGYRKEKSESNVGLDGLVEQGSVEGSLIKFCKRACCALHRCICCDFLSSFDPLPAGN